Sequence from the Magnetococcales bacterium genome:
AGGAGGCTGGGGGGGTTACCCGGGATATGGCGGCGTATAGTGGGGGGATGGTTCAGGCTTCGGACCAGGTGGAGGGGAGTGGCTATGGGAGTGAGTCGGGCGGTTGGGAACGGCTATTGCGCCTCCAGCCTCCTTTCTCTGGGAACGGTCATCCCCTGAAGAGGATGGCGGTTGTGGGGGCTGGGTGCGATCCAGTTGGGTTTGATAGTGGTGTTCGGTGCGGCTGATGTGCTGCCGGTAGTGGTGACCGATGCGATCAATCACCTCTTGAAACCGGCTCTGGGTCTGATGAAGAGTGGATTCCCAGGTGAGGAGGGATCCCAATGCCAAGAGGCCTGCACAGCCAAAGGCGACTGCGATCCGTTTTCCACTGCTTAGCCGTCGGTATGCTTCCAATGTACCCATCCATTCGTCCCAGCGTAGCCCTGTTCCCCGGAGCCAATCCCTTTGAACCCGGTTCTCCCCTGCCACCACATTCAGGGTATCGTCACTGGGGCGTTTCGTCCAGATATTGTGATGGTTGCGCCATCCATTTAACCTGAAAATCTCTTTGCCATATCCGACAAAAGAGGCAAGAAGTGGTCTCTGAAGCGGCTGGCTGATTGTTGCGATCTGCCAAGCACGTTAATATATGGGGGGTGAGGGTGGATTTTTTTTAAACGACACGCACAACCGACCGGGACGAGGGGCATGGACGAAAACAGGGTGTTGGATCAGGTGGTGGAACGGGCAGGGGAGATCATTCTCGGTAAAAAACGCGCCATACGCCTGGCTCTGGTCTGCTTGTTGGCTCGGGGGCATCTCTTGATTGAGGATCTGCCGGGGGTGGGCAAGACCACCCTTTCCCATGTGCTGGCGAAGGTGCTGGGGTTGGGTTTTCGGCGGATTCAGTTTACCAGTGACCTGCTCCCTGCGGATATTTTGGGGGTTTCGATTTTTGATCGGCGCACGGGGGGGTTTGAATTTCATCCGGGGCCGATTTTTTCCCAGGTGATTTTAGCGGATGAGGTCAACCGCGCCACCCCCAAGGCCCAGAGTGCTCTGCTGGAAGCGATGGAGGAGCGGCAGGTGACGGTGGAAGGCACCACCCGGCCTCTGCCGGAGCCATTTTTCGTCATCGCCACCCAAAACCCTTCTCATCAGATCGGCACGTTTCCCCTACCCGAATCCCAGCTGGATCGATTCCTGATGCGGGTGCAGCTGGGATTCCCCGGCCCCCAGGCGGAGCGGGAGTTGTTGAGGGGGGAGGATCGGCGTACTTTGCTCAACCGTTTGGAGCCTTTGCTGGAGCCCAGCCAACTCCAAGCCCTGCAAAAAGCCGCCACCCAACCGACGGTCTCATCCGCCTTGCTGGATTATCTCCAGGCGCTGCTGGCCTTCAGCCGGGACTCCGGCCACTATCAATCGGGCCTCTCCCCGAGAGCGGGCCTGGCCCTCCTCCACGCCGCCCGCGCCCACGCCTTCCTGGAGCGACAAAAAGCGGTCCTCCCCGAAGACATCCAAGCGGTCCTCCCCAGCGTCGCCAACCACCGCCTCCACCTCGACACCCCGTCAGGAGACGACCCGGTACGCCATCTGCTGGAGTCGGTGGCGGTGCCTTGAGATAGACGACAAATCCTTGATGATGGCCTGACCAGCACCTATCTTATTGAAGGGAAGTCATTTCAATGAATGATTGTTAGCAACTTATCCACATCCGGTCTGGTCGAAATAGATGAGCGTCGCTCAACTGGTACATCACTGGCTCAGTCATCCCCGTTGGGAGATGCAACACCTGGCACGCAATCTTCTACTCGATTGCCAGGGGGTGCCGGGTGCCCATCCGGATAGCCAGGGTTGGGGAAACCGGCTCGATCAAAAGGTCGTCTCCCAGCTGGATACTTTCATGACGCCCATCCTGCAACAATTCACCAACCCCGATCCCGACCCGGCCCAGCCCCATGCAGATTGGCGGAACCATTTGCGGGAAGGATTAAAACGCAAACTGGAGCATCAGCTCAACCAGGCAGGGGGAACCATTGCCTCTATCGTTCCTTTTCCTGATTCGGATGAAACGATACAGCTGGTACGCTATGTCTCCTATCGGGTAGTGGATGATTATTGGCTCGACAATCCACCAGATGCACAGATGGATCCGAAGAGCGTGTGCGCTCGGGTGGAAGCGACCATCAACGCTTATAAACGACAGCGCAAAAGCAAGAGCAAGGTGGCCGACATCATTAAAGGGGATGCGGCACTCGCCCAACTGTATCATCTGGCCTGGGCAGCCCCGGGGGAGAACCCGCCCCACCTGGATCCGAGCCTGGAAAAAGCCACAGAGTCGGAACGAGCCTTGCATGTTGTTCGATCACTGGCGCTGCCAGATTTTGAGGAACCGGGACAGCTCCAGGATGAGTTGGGGGTGGTGGCCGCCCTCTATTCGGTTAAAAAAAGTGATCTCAGAACACCCACGGTGGTGGATGGCGGGTGTGGCTGGCTGTTTTTTCCCGGCCCCATGAATGATCCTTGCGGTCGTGCGGCTTCCCTTGATCAAAATTTTCAATCCCCCTGGAAACGCACCCCGGACAACTCCAAACTGGGGGAGTGGCTGCACATCAACGAAAGCGAGCTGACATCCATAATGCCAACCCTGAAAATCGTGGGGCGTTTTGCATGAGTGGCATGAAACCATATCTCGACACCGAGGGGCGTTATTGCCAGCAGTTGATCGACGCCCTGGAGGGGGATTCCCAAAGTTTCATCGAACGCCTCAAACTTCGGTGGCAGGGGGAGGATGGGCCGAGCCTGGAGCGCGCTCCATCCTGGTCGAAAATTCTCACCCGGGCTTGGCGGGAAACTCCTGAATCCGGGAAAAACCAGTGGAACAAAAGCCTGCTTGGGATTTTAAGGGAGTTCGATCAAGTTACCGATGACACCCTCTCACCGGATCGGCGCAAGGTGTGGTTGGGGGCGTTGGAGTTGGCGGGGCAGATTGCGTGGGGGGAGGAAGACGCGGTTTTGTTGCGCAGCCGGGTGGCCGGTTGGTTGGAGCTGGCCTCCCCTGGGTATTCTTTTCCTGTTCCTTACCATTTTTGGCAACAGGAGCGGTTTGCTGGTCAACCCGAGGTGGATCCCCTCACGCCGATTCTACGTTTGGCAGCCCAGCATCTCACCTGGGGTAAAGTGGCGGAGGGGCTTTGGCAGCGGGAAGAGACAGCAGAAGCAGCCATTCCCAAAATTACCGCTGCCCGGTTGTGGCAGATCGCCCATTGGGCCATCAACCAGGAAGAGTTCAACTGGTTGGGCAAACATCTGGATGGTTTAACGCAATCCCTGGAAAAAACCGGTTGGGTGTCAGGAAATCTCACGAAGCTTTTCTTTTATGCCGAAAGGGTATGGGGGGAGGAGCAGGTGGTGAAGCTGATTCTGAGTACGCCCATGCCGGACACCATCCAACGACGCCAAGCCCTGGCGCCCCACCTGGATTATTTTGGTGAGGACAATCTGGAAACCCGGATACATTACTGGGAGATATTCTCAGATCGCGGAGAAAAGAAGGAGAGGGGAGTCCTTTTTCATCTGGAACCAGACGAATTGGAAAAAGAATTGGCCGCAGAAGAAAAAACTCGAAAAACAATAAATGAACACCAGATAAAGAGAAAAAAAACGAAAGAAGAGAAAACCAAAAAAATGAAATCTGATATCAAATCGAATTGGCACAATAAAGTTACAGAGAAAAAAGCCGTAAATGACTAGGAACTCCGACGAGTCCTGAGATCCATATGCATGTTATCTCATTTTTCAGTTTCAAGGGTGGGGTTGGTCGAACCAATCTGCTGCTGAATGTTGCCTGGGGTTTGGCCAGCGAGGGCAAATTTGTGGTGGTGGCGGACTGGGATCTTCATGCGCCGGGTTTGACGGTGATGGAGCGGATGTCCCAGCCCAAGCCTGTGGATGCTGACGACACCTATCCCAAGAGGCACGATGTGCGTTTGGGGGTGTTGGATTTTCTTTCTGATATTTTAAATGATTCCGACAAAATCACCGACCCGCAAACCCTGGCCCAACCCACCCGGCTGGGTAGAGAGACCCGAGAGGAAAACAAAAAATTTCGGGGGGATATCTGGTTTATTCCGGCGGGGCGTTTTGATCATCAGGATAAGCGCCACCGCTATCACGAGCAGCTGCGGGCGGTACACAGCCAGGATTTGGCGGGATGGACGGCGGCTTTTAAAAAGGGGGAAGAAAAGCAGGATCCCCGCAATGTGACCGAATTTTTTCGGGAGCGGGTGGAGGGGGTCAAACATCCCGAGATGGGTGACCGCACTCCGGATTTCCTACTCATCGACTCCCGCACCGGCATGACTGAAATTGGGGATCTGCTGTTAGGGGCCGGGGCGGTGGATCGGATGGTGCTGGTGAGTGGGCTCAACGAACAAAACCTCATCGGCTTGGAAACCATCGTTCGGGATTTACAGGATTCCGAGGAAAACCCCATTCCTTTGGGAGAGATGCGCAAGCACCTCACCTTCGTCGCCTCACCGGTTCCCCAGGGGGAGGAGGGACTCAAGGAAGCGCGGTTTCAAAAGCTGAACGAATTGATCCACAGGCTTGCCCGGGAAAAACCGGATGGCGAGCCGGAGTTCATGCCCGATCTCCACCAAATCCCCTACCACCCCCACATCGCCCTCTCCGAAGAGTTGATGGTGGCGCGCTATCCCAGAAGCGAACCCGCCCAGGCAATGCTGAAGGTGATGGAAGAGGTGCTGGAAAAAGGCTCCCCAGAACTCCAAAAGGAGACCACCCGCCAAGAGTTGCAGGAAATTGGTGCACTGGAAGATAAAGAAGAAAACGACAAGGGGGCAAAACCTACCTTCCCCCACCATCCCTGGTCCCTGCTCCCGGTCTGGAACTGGCCCGACCCCACCATGACCCTGGAACGGTTCGCTCCTGGTCTACCCAAGGAACACCATGGCTTGCTGAATGGACTTGCCCGCTCCGTCTCCGTCTCCAAAGATGAAAAGGGCAAAATAATTGAGAATGTTGGCCAACTGGACGAATTCCAATATGTCGAGCTAAACAAAATATTTAGAGAGGAACAGCTCAAGTTTGGTGATCTGTCAGAACCACATTATCACCAACTCATCCAACTTAGTGTGGGGC
This genomic interval carries:
- a CDS encoding tetratricopeptide repeat protein, with amino-acid sequence MHVISFFSFKGGVGRTNLLLNVAWGLASEGKFVVVADWDLHAPGLTVMERMSQPKPVDADDTYPKRHDVRLGVLDFLSDILNDSDKITDPQTLAQPTRLGRETREENKKFRGDIWFIPAGRFDHQDKRHRYHEQLRAVHSQDLAGWTAAFKKGEEKQDPRNVTEFFRERVEGVKHPEMGDRTPDFLLIDSRTGMTEIGDLLLGAGAVDRMVLVSGLNEQNLIGLETIVRDLQDSEENPIPLGEMRKHLTFVASPVPQGEEGLKEARFQKLNELIHRLAREKPDGEPEFMPDLHQIPYHPHIALSEELMVARYPRSEPAQAMLKVMEEVLEKGSPELQKETTRQELQEIGALEDKEENDKGAKPTFPHHPWSLLPVWNWPDPTMTLERFAPGLPKEHHGLLNGLARSVSVSKDEKGKIIENVGQLDEFQYVELNKIFREEQLKFGDLSEPHYHQLIQLSVGHFAGWLELWFEKNLVEKETVLQTIVQEERNNLLGSWPDIGAFWNELAKYFGQIESRELQEAALRKAASKDPRWAAPWFHLGVLLLEHTNRYTEAEEIFRKAIDLGPQLASPWNSLGNLLSDHTDRYDEAEKAYRTAIELDPKYDTPWNGLGNLLNNHTDRYDEAEKAYRTAIELNPKWAYPWNGLGNLLSNHTDRYDEAEKAYRTAIELNPKWAX
- a CDS encoding AAA family ATPase — translated: MDENRVLDQVVERAGEIILGKKRAIRLALVCLLARGHLLIEDLPGVGKTTLSHVLAKVLGLGFRRIQFTSDLLPADILGVSIFDRRTGGFEFHPGPIFSQVILADEVNRATPKAQSALLEAMEERQVTVEGTTRPLPEPFFVIATQNPSHQIGTFPLPESQLDRFLMRVQLGFPGPQAERELLRGEDRRTLLNRLEPLLEPSQLQALQKAATQPTVSSALLDYLQALLAFSRDSGHYQSGLSPRAGLALLHAARAHAFLERQKAVLPEDIQAVLPSVANHRLHLDTPSGDDPVRHLLESVAVP